CGCGGACTTCGCACAGGACCACGATCCCCATCTGGAGCGGGTGTGGATCGCCGAGCTGGACGGGCGTCCGGTGGGCTCGGTCATGTGCGTACGGGACGACGCGCCCGCCACCGCCCGGCTGCGGCTCCTGCTCGTCGAGCCGGAGGCCCGTGGTCATGGCATCGGCGATCAGCTGGTCCGCTGCGTCGTGGACTTCGCGCGCGACGTGGGGTACCGGGAACTGGTGCTGTGGACCAACGACGTACTGGCCGGGGCCCGCCGGATCTACCAGCGGGAGGGGTTCACCCTCGTCGCCGAGAAGCCGCACCGTTCGTACGGCGCGGATCTGGTCGGCCAGGACTGGCGGCTGCCCCTTCAGGAAGGAACGATCAAGTGAGGTATGCCTTCTCGACGCTCGGTGTGCCCGGCATGCCCATCCCCGACGTGGTGCAGCTCGCCGCCGACACCGGATACCAGGGGGTGGAGCTGCGCGCCCACCCCGAGGAGCCGGTACATCCCGGCATCCCCGTGCGGGAACGGGCCGCCGTGGCCGGGGAGTTCGAGCGGGCGGGCGTGGAGATCCTGACCGTCTGCGGATACGCGCGCGTCGCGGCGGCGGACGACGAGCGGGTGAGCGAGGAGATCGACGAACTGCTCCGGCTGGCCAGGGACTTGGGAGCACCGTACGTACGCGTCTTCCCCGGCGGCGGCGACCAGGACCCGGCCGTCGCCGACGCCACCGCCGCCCGCCGGCTGGGCGCGGCCGCGGAGACCGCGGCGGGCCTGGGCGTACGGATCCTGCTGGAGACCCACGACTCGCACCGCACCGGCGCCGCCGTGTCCCGCCTCCTGGGGCCGGTCGGGCATAAGCACGCGGGCGCGCTCTGGGACGTACTGCACCCCTGGCTCGCCGGTGAGGACCCGGCCACGACGCATGCCGCGCTCGCCCCGTTCCTCGGCTATGTGCAGGTCAAGGACGTCGCGTCGGCCGAGGACCACACGCCGGTCGCGCTCGGCACCGGCGTGCTGCCGCTCGCCGAATGCCTGGCTACGCTCACCGAGGAGACATGGCTGTGCTGGGAGTACGAGAAGCGCTGGCATCCGCAGGCGGCGGAGCTGCCGCGGCTGCTGGCGCCCGGGCGGGAGTATCTGGAGAACCTGGCCTGACGAAGCGTGCTCGCGGGCCGGCTCCCCGCGGGCGAGCCTCGCGCTTCAGGAGGGCTCCAGCGCACGGGTCCGCTCCGGCAGTTCCGCCCGCGGGGTGGCAGGGGCGCGGCGGCCGCCCAGCGAGGTCAGCGCCACCCCGCCGACCAGCAGGACCGCCGCGCCCCAGCGCAGCGGGCTCACCGGCTCGTCCAGCAGCAGCGCCGCGGAGGACATGCCGAAGACCGGCACCAGCAGCGAGAAGGGCGCGACGGACGAGGCGGGGTAGCGGCGCAACAGGAAGCCCCAGGCGCCGAAGCCGAAGACCGTGGCGCCCCAGGCGACGTAGACGATGGTTCCCGCCCCGCTCCAGTCCAGCGAACGCAACGCGTCCAGATCGGCCGTCGGGCCTTCGAAGAGCAGCGAGAGCGCGAGGAGCGGCAGTACGGGCACGGTGGACACCCAGATCATGAAGTTCAGCGCGTCCGGCGGGGACGCTTTGCGGGTCAGCACGTTGGACACGCCCCAGCAGGCGGCGGCCGCGATGACGAGCACGAAGGCGAGGACGGGTCCCGAGGCGCCTTCGTCGACCGCCGCGACGGCGATACCGGACAGGGCAACGCTCATACCCAGCACCTTTGTCCTGCCCGGGCGTTCACCGAGGACGACGGCGGCGAAGACCGCCGTGAAGACGGCCTGGATCTGCAGGACGAGCGAGGACAGGCCGGCCGGCATACCCCGGTCCATCCCGATGAAGAGCAGCCCGAACTTGGCGACACCCAGGGCCAGTCCGACGCCGACCACCCATTTCCAGGCGACCTTCGGGCGTCCCACGAAGAAGACCGCCGGCAACGCCGCGACCAGGAAGCGGAGGGCGGAGAAGAGCAGGGGCGGGAAGTGGCCGAGCCCGAGCTCGATGACGACGAAGTTCACTCCCCAGACCGCGGTGACCAGGACGGCGAGTGCCATGTGTGCGGGACGCATGGATCGAGGATCACCGGTCTTGACCGTTTAGCACCAGCGATGGTTTCTTCATGGTGGAATTGAGCGTTGCTTACGAATGCCTGCTGAGGCTCCGACGAAAGGGAGAGCGGTCATGCTCGATCTGGGACGACTGCGCGCGCTGCACGCCGTATCCGTGCACGGTTCCGTGGCCGCTGCGGCGATCGCCCTCGGGTACACCCCGTCCGCCGTGTCGCAGCAGATCACCAAGTTGGAGCGGGAGACGCGCACGACTCTGCTGGAACGGCAGGGCCGGGGAGTGGCGCTCACCGACGACGCACGTCATCTGGCGGCCACCGCACAGAAGTTGCTAGCGATCGTCGAGCGCGCGGAGACCACACTGGAGGAGCGCAGGGGGCGGCCGACGGGGCGGCTCGCCATCGGCGCCTTCGCCACCGCCGCCCGCGGTCTGCTGCCGGGAGTGCTCGCCGAGCTGGGCCGCGAGCACCCCGGACTCGACGCCCGGATGACCGAGGTCGACCCGCATCTCTCCATCGACCTGGTGGCCCGCGGCATGATCGACGTCGCTGTCGCACACGACTGGGACATCGCACCACTGCCCGCGCCGGAAGGGGTGGAGCAGGCGGTGATCGGCGATGACCTGTGCGATCTGCTGGTGCCGGAGGAGCATGCGCTGGCGGGGCGCGCGTCCGTGCGCCGCGAGGAGCTGGCCGGCGAGCGCTGGATCTGCCAGCCGCCCGGCACGGTCTGCCACGACTGGCTGGTCCGTACGCTCCGGGCGTCGGGCTGCGAGCCCGATCTGGCCCACCGGGCCGAGGAGTACCACACCCAGCTCGCACTGGTCGCGGCAGGCCTTGGCATCGCGATGATCCCGCGCCTCGGCCGCGGAGCGCTGCCGGCGGGGGTGCGGGCGGTCAGCCTGGACCCGGTGCCGAAGCGTCGCCTGTACGCCCTGTGGCGCACGGGCGCGGCGCGTCGCCCCGCGATCACGGCAACGGTGGAGGCGCTCCAGCGGCGCTGGGTGGTCGCGACGCGGTGACGGGGCGTGGAGTTTCCCCCACCCCGCCCCTTCCCGAAACTGTGGGCGGTGCCCCCAGACCCCCCGGGGCTGACGCCCCCACGCCCCCGGAGCGGCAGCTTCACGCCGCGGTGCGACGGCCTGGGGCCTTCAACCTCGTGGGGTGCGCCGGCTGTGCTCCGCCGCAGGCCGGAAGTTGGCTTCGCGCCGCGACGGCGGGACGTTCCGGCGACAGCGCCGCCTCACCCACCTACGGCCACCGGCTCCGGGCCGCGGCCCTTCGCACCGCTCGGGTGCGGGCACCCGAGGGCCCCCGCCCTTGCACCCTGGCAGGGGGACGCGCAGGGGTCGTGTCCGGGACGTAAAGCGTCGCAACTCGCGCGAAGCGCGGTGAGGAAAGCAGTCCCGGACACGAGCCCCGGAGCGGACCCCGGACGGCCACCCGCCCAAGACCGGACACGCCCAAGCACCCAAAACCCGCCCCCCGCAAGGCACCCGCACTCAAGCCCCGCATCCCGCACCCCGCAAAGCACCACACCCCGGGACCAGGGCACGCCCACGCACCCGGCAGGGAACCCGCACCCCGGGGGCCACGGCCCCCCCGCCAGGGAACCCGCACCCCGCAAGGCACCCCGCCCCCACGCCACGCGCCGCGCGAAACGTGCCCCCGCGACACCTCCCGCACCATTTCCGCCGAATCACCGATTCGCCGGAACCCCTACCCACCCCCGCCCGTCTAACGGGCCGTACTGCTGGTGAGTCTCCGCAGAGCGGTATCGGCCCTCGCTGCTGGCTGCGATCGCCGACCACCCCTCTCCAGCCGCCTGCGGCCGGCAGCACACCGCCACCGGTGCGCCCCCCTCCGACAGCGCCGGTGGCGGACCCCCGTCCCGGTGACCTTTCGCGCGCCGCGCGTCCTTTCTGTTGCCACACCCTTGACCTGGCAGTAACTTTCCGGCTATCCGTGAATCCTTGGAAGTTTCCTTCAACTCCCTTGTCGAGCAAGGCCGGAAGGAGCACCCATGCACGACCGGAGCCTTTCCAGACGCACTCTCCTCACCGCGACCGCCGCGACCGCCGCAAGCGCCACGACCGCCCTGGCGGCGAGTACCGTCGCCGCCGCCCCCGCCGCCCGCCCCACCTACCACCTCAAGCGGCTCATCGCCCGGATGAGCCTCGAGGAGAAGATCGGCCAGCTCTTCGTGATGCGGGTGTACGGGCACTCCGCCACCGCCCCCGATCAGGCCGACATCGAGCTGAACATCGCGGAGATGGGCGTACGTTCCGCCGCCGAGCTGGTCACCAAGTACCACGTCGGCGGCATCATCTACTTCATCTGGGCGCACAACACCCGTGACCCGCACCAGATCGCCGACCTGTCCAACGGCATCCAGCGGGCCGGGCTCGCGCAGCCCACACCCGTACCGCTGCTGATCTCCACCGACCAGGAACACGGCATCGTGGCTCGCGTGGGCAGGCCCGCCACCCTGATGCCGGGTGCGATGGCGCTGGGCGCGGGCGGATCACGGTCCGCCGCCCGTACCGCCGCGCAGATCGCGGGGGCCGAACTGGCCGCCGTGGGCATCGTCCAGAACTACGCTCCGGTCGCCGACGTCAACATCAACCCCGCCAACCCGGTCATCGGCGTACGGTCCTTCGGCGCCGACCCGCGCGCCGTCGCCGGTCTGGTCGCCGCCCAGGTCCGCGGCTACCAGAGCGCCGGCATCGCCGCGACATCGAAGCACTTCCCGGGGCACGGCGACACCACCGTCGACAGTCATACGGGCATCCCTGT
This portion of the Streptomyces sp. NBC_01750 genome encodes:
- a CDS encoding LysR family transcriptional regulator; the protein is MLDLGRLRALHAVSVHGSVAAAAIALGYTPSAVSQQITKLERETRTTLLERQGRGVALTDDARHLAATAQKLLAIVERAETTLEERRGRPTGRLAIGAFATAARGLLPGVLAELGREHPGLDARMTEVDPHLSIDLVARGMIDVAVAHDWDIAPLPAPEGVEQAVIGDDLCDLLVPEEHALAGRASVRREELAGERWICQPPGTVCHDWLVRTLRASGCEPDLAHRAEEYHTQLALVAAGLGIAMIPRLGRGALPAGVRAVSLDPVPKRRLYALWRTGAARRPAITATVEALQRRWVVATR
- a CDS encoding sugar phosphate isomerase/epimerase family protein, which encodes MRYAFSTLGVPGMPIPDVVQLAADTGYQGVELRAHPEEPVHPGIPVRERAAVAGEFERAGVEILTVCGYARVAAADDERVSEEIDELLRLARDLGAPYVRVFPGGGDQDPAVADATAARRLGAAAETAAGLGVRILLETHDSHRTGAAVSRLLGPVGHKHAGALWDVLHPWLAGEDPATTHAALAPFLGYVQVKDVASAEDHTPVALGTGVLPLAECLATLTEETWLCWEYEKRWHPQAAELPRLLAPGREYLENLA
- a CDS encoding EamA family transporter, which encodes MRPAHMALAVLVTAVWGVNFVVIELGLGHFPPLLFSALRFLVAALPAVFFVGRPKVAWKWVVGVGLALGVAKFGLLFIGMDRGMPAGLSSLVLQIQAVFTAVFAAVVLGERPGRTKVLGMSVALSGIAVAAVDEGASGPVLAFVLVIAAAACWGVSNVLTRKASPPDALNFMIWVSTVPVLPLLALSLLFEGPTADLDALRSLDWSGAGTIVYVAWGATVFGFGAWGFLLRRYPASSVAPFSLLVPVFGMSSAALLLDEPVSPLRWGAAVLLVGGVALTSLGGRRAPATPRAELPERTRALEPS